One Oryzias latipes chromosome 21, ASM223467v1 genomic window, GATTGTTTACTGTAAAatgcttaagaatagcatgcaATTGGCCCTTTAAAACTCAAACGCCACaatccaatcagcaatgtccTATAGTACCtacattttcatttctgaaaattttctttattaatttgcGGTTTCTGGATATATACTTTTTTAGATTCCTAAAATGTTCTGGGTTCTTAattcatcatttgtttttttattgtcattgtgatctttaatatgtttttgtgttgagtgatttgcacttcagggccactgtacAAATAAAGATAGAGCTGAAAACAAAAGGGCTCTTTTTGGTGTACCTGTTCTGAGGCCCATCTCCAACAAGACACTCAATGACTCTGTCCATCAAACCTCTGTCCCTGGGGAGCACGGGTCTGGCCAGGGGTGGGCCTGGAGGGTGCCTgcctttaaagacaaaaagaggCGTGTTAAATTCAGGCAGCCATCATTGTAGGCCAGCGCCGCTCTGTCAAATGGTTGCCCTAAATATGACTGGTTTCACATAATCAAGAGCCATTTTCTTAATGACTTAACAGGAGGTCTTACTTGTGAAAGCCCATGTTCAATCCCTGCTGTGTTGGGGAGCAGTAATTAATATAATCTAACATCAAGAGCAATCATAGGAAGATGACTGGTCATTTCTGTGAGACTTGGCAGAGTTTCAGTATCCTGCTGGTTAATAATTTACCAACATATGGAAACTCTGTGGTGACTCTTTGTATCAAATTGCTTTTCACTTTCAATTTTCAACAGAAGCAGGTGATAACATCAAGTCATGTAAGCCATTTGTGAGGCCTTCCCGATGCCAAAGTCGATTTCATTAAGCAATATAAGACATTTAGCGAGATTCGGCTGCTCCTACCCACAGGTCTGAGTAATTAATCATacttaaaagtaatttttcttTGTGCATAGTTCAAAGTTGTACTCCCACAAGGCAATTAcaagaaaacagctgcactctAAAAGAATCTCCTTCACCGTTTGCATTCTTGAGCTTTCATAgcaacacaataaaataaatatataatatatatatatatatatatatatatatatatatatatatatatatatatatattatatatatatatatatatatatatatatttttttttatttccaaagttTACACTAAACAGATGTTTTCATACCTTTCCCACATTGTCAAGCAACCAGATGTAAAACTGTTTCACCTGGCTTGGGGTAACTGTTTATATAAACTAATTTAGTATGGCAGTTCTTTTTCCTAAAATCTCCTGTAGTTTCTAAGTGAGAAATTAATTCTaacatgtatttgtttattgAGGTCAGTGGGGGTGATGGAGTTGTGGTCAGGCAACATTGGCCGTAGTGCAGTGGTCTACCTGTGATCgaaatattgcaggttcgatacCCTGCCCATGagccgaagtgtccttgggcaagacaagGAATCCcatcttgcctctggtggaaggttggcaccagtgttcggcagcgaaGCCGCCATGAGTGTGTTAATGGGTTTGTGGTAGAAAAGAGCTATACAAGCCATTTActatttttgctattttatcTAAAGTTCAAACCAATGTTCTCTCTAGTAAATACCCCAAATCATTCAAAGAAACCAAACTACTAAACCGATTCCATGTTTGATTCACATGTTCACAATTAAGATTTTGTAAATTCAATGAATTTCATGAATAGcacaacaaaaaagctgttttccctctaaaattttttaaaaattgctttaaaaaatgtggatttgaTAATTCTGTGTTTTCCAAGGGGAGATTAATTTAATaaattttggggatttttcaacccaggtctaactgagataaGTAAGACTAAGAAAATAAGCGTTCTGGTGGTTTAGTATAAAATTATAACCTTGGAAATGTCTAAATTATGTTAGAGCTGCTGAACGTTATTTTGCAATACAAAGAATCACAGATTTAGCTTTTAATGTTGAAAATGAGGGCATAATTTCTAGCATAACCACATTTTTCCTATAATTATGTCTTTGTTTGGGAATGGCTGAACAATTTAGAGATGTTTTAATTCTCTAATTAGTTTATTACAAATTGCATGTTACGTACCACAGCCTACAACCTTGCTGACAACACAAACCATGGAGCTTTGAGCAACAAGGGACACAGAGCCAGGGAAGAGTAAATCACACCTTAATCGACCACATTATGATCTGGTCCCCCTGTGTGCAGGTAACCCACCAACTCCTGGAACAGGTGTTCCTGGGGTCACAGGCTTCCTCATCAAACTCTGCTGAGCAGCTACAGCTGACAGGTTCCTCTCTGGGGGTCCACCTGGAGCAGAATGGGAAGATCGTCCAGGATAGTTGGGCCCAGAGGCAAGAGGAGGGCGGGCAGCAGCACCACTGGCAGAATTCACAACCACTGGGGGGAGTTTGGGGATTACGTTGCGCTGGCGGAGCtctaacaaagaaaaagaagcacatTGGTCGGCAACAAAGGAAAACACGCCACTGTAAATAGTCACTTTTTTTGTGAACAATAAGCCTTTGTTTTCTACCTTGACCTGGTTTCGGGGTCAACTGAGGTCCAACTGGAGAGCATTCAAGTTCCTAAATAGAAAAcgtaaaaaagaaagcatttaaTAATATGACAGACGCAAGACAAGATGAGTTATGAATAAACCAAGTAACTCACCATCTTTTTCTTTGAATCAGGATCAAATCTCTCCAGAATCATTTTGGCATTTTTGTATGTCTCAGTCTCCATAACTTCTTCAAGCTGAAAGATGTTTAGGAGTTTTCAACTCATCATACAAGAAAATTGCTCCTGTTTTTATTAAGTTATACCAGattatcaattaaaaaaagacaaagtcaaATGCTTAAGTGAGACAAGATtgtcaaaattgaaaaaaatacatcattAGAAGAGAATCATGGCtagattttttacataataactATTCTCTACGATGATAATGGCAAGTGTGAAAATCCATCAGCCCTAATTATCAAAAGTTATCAAAACCTGAAAAATGATGACAGAtaatttaatgatttatttgttttatgtacAAAGTGACATTAGCAAAGTTTTTGTAGGGCAAACCGTCCGCACCAATTAAATCCTGCTTGCAGAGATCCTCAGTAACAGGTGCTTTAGTGCAAAACGTGTTTTAAAGCACTTAATATATAGAGTATTTTCAGTAACCTGGAGTGATTAATGAGTTTCTTATGGAACTTAGAAGTAATATTTTTACCTATAGAATATTCttcggttaaaaaaaaaagttgatgaaGAGTATTATATATTAAGACAATGCTGCAAGTATAATTAAAGTTGACCTACTTactattttccttttctgtgcTTTTACATCTTCTAGCTTTTCATCTAGAAAAGAACAAATAAGGGTGaattgatcataaaaatattacGTTTCGATGTGCGAAAAAAAGACTACAAGGTCTTActatttttttcagttcttcgtgaaaatataaatacaagCATCTTGCGAAGCAGCCAcaccctaaaaaaaagaaaagttaaatgcAACAGTCCTTTTTGCAGCTacagtttagaaaaataatgCAGTCGTTTTATACACTTACAAAAATGGAAATATAACAAAAGGAAGAGATAAGATGAGCCGTCCCATCAGCTGTTCCGGCAAGTACCAGAAATACACAACCATGCAAGTGATCAAGTAGAGTATAGATGAGTAAAGGAGCAGTCTGCCAGCCCATATCTTCAACTGTCTTTGATATTTCACGCTGTATTCTTCAAGAGTCTGTATGTCCTGGGaagaaatataatttaaaaaatgtacattaaacaaaacataaatcatATTTTGAACCACTTTCATCGAAAATGTACACCGCGAAATAGGTGATAAGATGCATAATATATAAATAGATATAACTTTATAGGCAAAAACAATGAATGCatgacaaagtttaaaaaatagcaACATACCATGTTCCCTTTAGGTCAGAATCCGATTTTAAAAGTCCTAATGGACTGTTCCACTATGACTTTGgggtattaaaaaagaaaagtgcaaaaCATGTATACATTTTGACTTTACATGTTAtagttcttttttacattttatatttacattttgtttcattttaacccTGACCTTTATTATTTAAACAGCTGGACAGTATCacaattgttgtttttcaaacagtgacaataaaggcattcattcctgatttctaaaatattacGGTTGTTCATTTTATAATGCAAATCCTCTTTTTGTGGCTATGACCTCATCCTACGGCTTTCACACAAAATGTAGAGATCACTGGAATAAAGATAACTCTACGCTAATTTAAGAATCAATTAGAACAAACTAATGAGTCTTATTCCACTCAGACAAAGACGACTTAttaatgttttcctttaaacaTTAAAAGTCTCTGTTCACTTTGATGACTTGACAAAATGGAAATGTAATACCACTTGCTTCAAAGTGCTTAGTTGTCAATCTAAAAATAGACTGTGGACAGACTGAACCAACTTTTGGTCACTATGGTGCCACTGTAACATATGCCTGTGTCAATCTAAGCGCTGCATGAACTCAGGCTTGTATGAAACCGGTTTCTCACACGTTTGATGCCTTCtataaaatgcatttatacCAAATTATATCAGAATAGGTATGAAAGATAGAAAGCATCATTTGATTATTTTAGTGCCACTTTGACCGGATGTGAAGAGCTCttgctgttgctgctgaaaGGACACATGCTGAAAATAGACAAACACTAGCTTAACTGTAGAAGAGCAGTAAAGCCCTGAACACTCAGCAAGAGGGGAGCCAATTTAGCTGTGCGTGACCTATTCAATTGCATTTGAAGCAAAAAGGTTCAATATTAACTGtactgtcattaaaaaaaaaaacactttctaaaCATAATATGTATTAGGCTTTCACCTTTAAACCATATGTCTTATAGGATAAATATACCTTTTCAAGTCCTTCCAAAATCTCCACGGTTGATGGTTTTGCctgtaaaacaaacattcaaagaGACCAAATTTTTAATCGTTCATCTTATCATAGGATTCTTTTCCAAATACCCTTAAAtctgttggtctttttttttctttaaataaaaatgaaaaaaaaaaacagcaaacaaagtcccattccaatcatcttttgatccattgtaagagcattcccagtgtttttttttttttgtttttgttttatgattgtcattttcagacaaaaaaatttaaaaacaacaacaaaaaaagctgtggCATTTCTTTGGACATTTTCTGCACAGCGGCAAtagatcattagaaatttgcctccgagttgcgTGCAGGATTATTGACGTGGAGTAAGCTGGCCCCCTTCCCCATCATccgtctgtttacacactcttgCGACAGTTTACAGACCATCACACCCCTTACtagcattactggtgcaacaaaaatggcgagatatccagccgtacagtttggagtcagatgaggaaaactaagacatacatggatcgaATTTGtatataagtggatgcatcagaatggagcagagcaggcagttTATGGCTTGCCGGAGTAGCTtcacgtcacacctacaagctttttccaacggtCTAGGTCTACTACTGGTTCACAataattagaataaagaaatactcaaaaaatgcaattttaagcttaacttttttaatatgtgtcctccataaCAAGGAAAATGCCGCTatcacatgttaaaaacaccaaaaacttgattttttttttttaaattggagtgggactttaaacaaatCTGTTCAAGCATTTAGTCAATATCAGGCTGTTTATCTGTAGTTTAGCCAAGGTATTGCAGTTACAGGTCAAGATTTTCCAACTTGAAAGCAACAGTTGTTTTGTAAACCATGTGCTTTATCGCTGTCCCTAAGCAAAAGTCATGGTACGAGTACAAACCCTCCATCGTGAGACCACAGCTCCCATTTTGATGAGGGAGAGCAAGTTGTAATGCAACACTAACAGGGATCCTCTCCTGCTCACTCCACTGTTCTCTTCTCCACCTGTTGACAAAAACATTAGCTGTAAACGCATCATTCAGTTCCATCCATGTTAAGCAATCTGATCTACACCTGACAGGGTCAGATTCTGCATCCAGTTCCAGACAACAAATTCCTGCCTTTTGGGAGATTGTTGGAGTACAGAACTGTGTGCTGCAGCTGGCTTTTAATTAATTAACGCAAACAGAGCAGTGTTATTTATGTAAAGTAATTTGTAttcgaatttaaaaaaaagaactaaaaaaaggacatagcaagttaaagaagaaaatcatTTGACGGCTGcaaaacagagagaaaatgcAGGAATGTCCACTTACTTAACTTTGCAGTTGGCTAACTTACTTAGTTTAGCAAACACTAACAAACTGTGCTTTTGAGCGACAAAACTGGATGTTTTCATCACTgcaattgtttttgaaaatcttaaaACAATGAATACCTTCAAAACAAGTTCCTCAAATGTAAATGTACCCTCAGAGGAGAAGCCTGCAGCAGTGTCGTAACACTAGCAGCtaactttagtttttgttgCCGCTAGCTAGTCTCGCTGTTTTTCGCTCGTTCGTTCGTTCATCGaaacaacaacttttaaaaGACTCCATGGAATAAATGAAATCTCTGAGAAAGAATGAAACGGGAACTAACTCACACAGCAAGAGCTGACTTTACCTCGGCTGTAGGGCGAAGTGTCCTGTTGCTGCAGCCTGGGACAGACAGCTCGTCCCCGTCGGGAGCAGGATTTACACGCAGCCGAAAAGGGGGCGTGTCCTCGGACAGCTGTCATCACGTTGtctataggttaaaaaaatacactgaaCTCACGCAGCATAAACGATAGACAACATGCAAACAACACAAATAACTAAATACTATAGTGATAAATAACAgtttcaaatgaacacaaacgGATGCATTTACATTAATTAGCAGAACTATTTTAATTATATGGACCTAAATTATCACTTAAATAGCAACCACATAAAAATCCAAtctatgcaaaaaataaaactaaacttttggcatttttttgagCTCAGAATctgaacataaatataaattgaATTATTTGTCTGGATTTCTTTCTGAATGAACTGAATAAAATTATAGttttaaaaatcagtcttaaatgaaaaatattttttgtgggcAAAAAAGGTTAACACACCGAGAATGTCTACTGATTGCTGCACTTCTTTAAACCAGATCACGTGGGGCTTTTATTTGTATTcatatgttttagtttttttttttttttcactgcacAATGgacataactttaaaaaagccTTCATGTGTTGATTGCTGCGCCCACTGATCAGTATCACTCTGGCGgaacaaaatacatttagaaaaacaattgTGAAAGAAGGCAGGCTGCAATGGTAACACAATcctgaaaattatttaaaattttaaaaacccactccaataaaaaaatcatgtttttgttttaaaatgttctagcatataaaaaataagcttaaaatggcatttctgagaattttattttatttaaatcgtttttAATTAGAGCAGACAAAATAATGCaatggaaaaagtttgtagttgtGACTTGGAACCTAcaatggcaagccacaagctccctgagcgctgctccattctgatgcatctacgtGTAGATGACCAGATCCATGTGtgcctttgtttttctgcatctgAGCTAggatctggcttaaaactgtgcAGCTGTATGGGTACTATAGTTCACTATTTATGTTGCACCTGTAATACTAGGTTGTGGTTGTGTGCTGTAAGctagagagagtgtaaataaagggaGTCCATGCCAACAGTTTTGCACTCAACTCAGAGAAAAGTTTttgatgaactgctgctgctctgcggaAACTATGTTCTGAAAAACTacaagtttttagattttgcttATCATAATTTTGccataaaaaaacactgggaatgcttttaaataggttaaaagatgatcggagtgagacttaaAATGTTGATGCTTGCAAACCCCTGTATTGGAGTGTTCAAAACgatctaataaaaaaacaagcacataAATATCAAagtctttttgaaaaataaaacaaatcttttggcagtatttttgtgtgaaaaatgtaaacttgAATTGAATCCTTAATGTGGGGTTACTTCCAAgtgaa contains:
- the lnpk gene encoding endoplasmic reticulum junction formation protein lunapark-A isoform X2 yields the protein MTAVRGHAPFSAACKSCSRRGRAVCPRLQQQDTSPYSRGGEENSGVSRRGSLLVLHYNLLSLIKMGAVVSRWRAKPSTVEILEGLEKDIQTLEEYSVKYQRQLKIWAGRLLLYSSILYLITCMVVYFWYLPEQLMGRLILSLPFVIFPFLVWLLRKMLVFIFSRRTEKNNEKLEDVKAQKRKILEEVMETETYKNAKMILERFDPDSKKKMELECSPVGPQLTPKPGQELRQRNVIPKLPPVVVNSASGAAARPPLASGPNYPGRSSHSAPGGPPERNLSAVAAQQSLMRKPVTPGTPVPGVGRHPPGPPLARPVLPRDRGLMDRVIECLVGDGPQNRYALICQQCRSHNGMALKEEFEYIAFRCAYCFFFNPARKIRPQGPRFPEVTEESKISSEGPIPSSTANVDDQCVSRKPKLDDVPGTDKEPTTELSSMSDSLDAPESLDLPSEKSDGEQDVSAMEVE
- the lnpk gene encoding endoplasmic reticulum junction formation protein lunapark-A isoform X3 encodes the protein MGAVVSRWRAKPSTVEILEGLEKDIQTLEEYSVKYQRQLKIWAGRLLLYSSILYLITCMVVYFWYLPEQLMGRLILSLPFVIFPFLVWLLRKMLVFIFSRRTEKNNEKLEDVKAQKRKILEEVMETETYKNAKMILERFDPDSKKKMELECSPVGPQLTPKPGQELRQRNVIPKLPPVVVNSASGAAARPPLASGPNYPGRSSHSAPGGPPERNLSAVAAQQSLMRKPVTPGTPVPGVGRHPPGPPLARPVLPRDRGLMDRVIECLVGDGPQNRYALICQQCRSHNGMALKEEFEYIAFRCAYCFFFNPARKIRPQGPRFPEVTEESKISSEGPIPSSTANVDDQCVSRKPKLDDVPGTDKEPTTELSSMSDSLDAPESLDLPSEKSDGEQDVSAMEVE
- the lnpk gene encoding endoplasmic reticulum junction formation protein lunapark-A isoform X1 is translated as MTAVRGHAPFSAACKSCSRRGRAVCPRLQQQDTSPYSRGKVSSCCGEENSGVSRRGSLLVLHYNLLSLIKMGAVVSRWRAKPSTVEILEGLEKDIQTLEEYSVKYQRQLKIWAGRLLLYSSILYLITCMVVYFWYLPEQLMGRLILSLPFVIFPFLVWLLRKMLVFIFSRRTEKNNEKLEDVKAQKRKILEEVMETETYKNAKMILERFDPDSKKKMELECSPVGPQLTPKPGQELRQRNVIPKLPPVVVNSASGAAARPPLASGPNYPGRSSHSAPGGPPERNLSAVAAQQSLMRKPVTPGTPVPGVGRHPPGPPLARPVLPRDRGLMDRVIECLVGDGPQNRYALICQQCRSHNGMALKEEFEYIAFRCAYCFFFNPARKIRPQGPRFPEVTEESKISSEGPIPSSTANVDDQCVSRKPKLDDVPGTDKEPTTELSSMSDSLDAPESLDLPSEKSDGEQDVSAMEVE